The Aminithiophilus ramosus genome contains a region encoding:
- a CDS encoding trimeric intracellular cation channel family protein, giving the protein MVSGWLPAMDLVGTAAFALSGPLVAMRKRLDLFGLVVLALTTALGGGILRALILGNTPPEAFRSPLSLVVALAAASAALFLPRGPEGGKGLFLLCDAVGLGAFTVEGALVCLRLGQTSAVPVLFMACLTGVGGGMIRDLLVREIPFVLRREVYATASLAGGGLFLLLLPLTGEVAAAFLAFGSVVALRLSSLALGLRLPMARRLLRRGFPS; this is encoded by the coding sequence ATGGTTTCCGGCTGGCTTCCGGCGATGGACCTCGTCGGCACGGCGGCTTTCGCCCTGTCGGGGCCTCTCGTCGCCATGAGAAAGAGACTCGATCTCTTCGGCCTCGTCGTCCTGGCCCTGACGACGGCCCTGGGCGGAGGGATTCTGAGGGCCCTGATTCTGGGCAACACGCCGCCCGAGGCCTTCCGATCGCCTCTTTCCCTTGTCGTGGCCCTTGCGGCCGCCTCGGCGGCCCTCTTCCTGCCCAGGGGACCCGAGGGGGGAAAAGGGCTCTTCCTTCTGTGCGACGCCGTCGGCCTCGGGGCCTTCACCGTCGAGGGCGCCCTCGTCTGTCTCAGGCTGGGCCAGACCTCGGCGGTCCCCGTCCTCTTCATGGCCTGTCTGACCGGCGTCGGAGGGGGCATGATCCGCGATCTTCTCGTCCGGGAGATCCCCTTCGTCCTCCGACGGGAAGTCTACGCCACGGCCTCTCTGGCGGGAGGGGGGCTCTTCCTCCTTCTCCTCCCCCTGACGGGCGAGGTCGCGGCGGCCTTTCTGGCCTTCGGCTCCGTCGTCGCTCTGCGCCTTTCCTCTCTGGCTCTGGGGCTGCGCCTTCCCATGGCCCGACGCCTTCTTCGACGGGGTTTCCCGTCGTGA